From one Burkholderia pyrrocinia genomic stretch:
- a CDS encoding glycosyltransferase gives MMLAIAFLVSGLSLMIWIVLLVARGGFWRAVPARSLPADARGAAAEAGWPAVVAVVPARNEADVIARAATSLLEQDYPGDFHLIIVDDHSDDGTADAARAAALAINRADRLTVLAAKPLPAGWSGKVWAQSQGIVAVQTLGLPADYLLLTDADIGHPPDAVAQLVTRAQAENRDLVSLMVRLRCDSFWEKALIPAFVFFFAKLYPFSWINNPRNRTAGAAGGCMLVKCTALEEAGGIESIRGALIDDCSLAAQIKHRGSGRHPIRLDLADRSVSLRPYDSWRDIWNMIARTAFTQLHYSPLLLAGTLLGMAIIYLVPPVAALAYGARAWPAWLAWASMCAAYAPMLRYYRRSPLWAPALPLVALFYVGATFASAWRYWRGKGGQWKARVQAPVER, from the coding sequence ATGATGCTGGCGATCGCTTTCCTGGTGTCCGGCCTGTCGCTGATGATCTGGATCGTGCTGCTCGTCGCGCGCGGCGGCTTCTGGCGCGCAGTGCCCGCGCGGTCGCTGCCGGCCGACGCGCGCGGCGCGGCGGCCGAGGCCGGCTGGCCGGCCGTCGTCGCGGTCGTGCCGGCGCGCAACGAGGCCGACGTGATCGCCCGTGCAGCGACTTCGCTGCTCGAGCAGGATTATCCCGGCGACTTTCATCTGATCATTGTCGACGACCACAGCGACGACGGCACCGCCGACGCGGCCCGCGCGGCGGCGCTCGCGATCAACCGCGCCGACCGGCTGACGGTGCTGGCCGCGAAGCCGCTGCCGGCCGGCTGGTCGGGCAAGGTGTGGGCGCAGTCGCAGGGGATCGTCGCGGTGCAGACGCTCGGCCTGCCGGCCGACTACCTGCTGCTGACGGATGCCGACATCGGCCATCCGCCCGACGCCGTCGCGCAGCTCGTCACGCGCGCACAGGCCGAGAACCGCGATCTCGTGTCGCTGATGGTGCGGCTGCGCTGCGATTCGTTCTGGGAAAAGGCGCTGATCCCGGCGTTCGTGTTCTTCTTCGCGAAGCTCTACCCGTTCTCGTGGATCAACAACCCGCGCAACCGGACGGCCGGCGCCGCGGGCGGCTGCATGCTCGTGAAGTGCACGGCGCTCGAGGAAGCGGGCGGCATCGAGTCGATCCGCGGCGCGCTGATCGACGACTGCAGCCTCGCCGCGCAGATCAAGCATCGCGGCAGCGGCCGCCATCCGATCCGCCTCGACCTGGCCGACCGCAGCGTGTCGCTGCGCCCGTACGACAGCTGGCGCGACATCTGGAACATGATCGCGCGCACCGCGTTCACGCAGCTGCACTATTCGCCGCTGCTGCTGGCCGGCACGCTGCTCGGGATGGCGATCATCTACCTCGTGCCGCCCGTCGCGGCGCTCGCGTACGGCGCGCGCGCGTGGCCGGCGTGGCTCGCGTGGGCGTCGATGTGCGCCGCGTATGCGCCGATGCTGCGCTACTACCGGCGCTCGCCGCTGTGGGCGCCCGCGCTGCCGCTCGTCGCGCTGTTCTATGTGGGCGCGACGTTCGCGTCCGCGTGGCGCTACTGGCGCGGCAAGGGCGGCCAATGGAAGGCGCGCGTGCAGGCGCCGGTGGAGCGCTGA
- the hpnA gene encoding hopanoid-associated sugar epimerase, translated as MTDTSRDLVLVTGASGFVGSAVARIAQQKGFAVRVLVRPTSPRTNVADLDAEIVTGDMRDEASMRAALRGVRYLLHVAADYRLWAPDPDEIERANLEGAVATMRAARAEGVERIVYTSSVATLKVTSAGDPSDENRPLTPEQAIGVYKRSKVLAERAVERMIADEGLPAVIVNPSTPIGPRDVKPTPTGRIIVEAALGKIPAFVDTGLNLVHVDDVAHGHFLALEHGRIGERYILGGENLPLQQMLADIAQMTGRKAPTIALPRWPLYPLAVGAEAVAKFTKKEPFVTVDGLRMSKNKMYFTSAKAERELGYRARPYREGLRDALDWFGSAGYLK; from the coding sequence ATGACTGATACCTCCCGCGATCTCGTTCTCGTCACCGGCGCGTCCGGTTTCGTCGGCTCGGCCGTCGCGCGCATCGCGCAGCAGAAAGGCTTTGCGGTGCGCGTGCTCGTGCGCCCGACCAGCCCGCGTACGAACGTCGCGGATCTCGACGCCGAGATCGTCACCGGCGACATGCGCGACGAGGCGTCGATGCGCGCCGCGCTGCGCGGCGTGCGCTACCTGCTGCACGTGGCGGCCGACTACCGGCTGTGGGCGCCCGATCCCGACGAGATCGAGCGCGCGAACCTCGAAGGCGCGGTCGCGACGATGCGCGCGGCACGCGCCGAAGGCGTCGAGCGGATCGTCTACACGAGCAGCGTCGCGACGCTGAAGGTCACGAGCGCGGGCGACCCGTCCGACGAAAACCGGCCGCTCACGCCCGAGCAGGCGATCGGCGTCTACAAGCGCAGCAAGGTGCTCGCGGAACGCGCGGTCGAGCGGATGATCGCCGACGAAGGGCTGCCGGCCGTGATCGTCAACCCGTCGACGCCGATCGGCCCGCGCGACGTGAAGCCGACGCCGACCGGCCGCATCATCGTCGAGGCCGCGCTCGGCAAGATTCCCGCGTTCGTCGACACGGGGCTGAACCTCGTGCACGTCGACGACGTCGCGCACGGCCACTTCCTCGCGCTCGAGCACGGCCGGATCGGCGAGCGCTACATCCTCGGCGGCGAGAACCTGCCGCTGCAGCAGATGCTGGCCGACATCGCGCAGATGACGGGCCGCAAGGCGCCGACGATCGCGCTGCCGCGCTGGCCGCTGTACCCGCTCGCGGTCGGCGCCGAAGCGGTCGCGAAGTTCACGAAGAAGGAGCCGTTCGTCACCGTGGACGGGCTGCGGATGTCGAAGAACAAGATGTATTTCACGTCCGCGAAGGCCGAGCGCGAACTCGGCTACCGCGCGCGTCCGTACCGCGAAGGGCTGCGCGATGCGCTCGACTGGTTCGGCTCGGCGGGGTACCTGAAATAA
- a CDS encoding acylphosphatase: protein MSRNELDERIETYHVRVRGVVQGVGFRHATVREAHALKLRGWVANLEDGSVEAMIQGPGAQIDRMLAWLRHGPPAAHVTEVTFEERQTERRFERFQQQ from the coding sequence ATGAGCCGCAATGAACTGGACGAACGGATCGAGACCTACCACGTGCGGGTGCGCGGCGTCGTGCAGGGCGTCGGTTTCCGTCATGCGACGGTGCGCGAAGCGCATGCGCTGAAGCTGCGCGGCTGGGTCGCGAATCTCGAGGACGGCAGCGTCGAGGCGATGATCCAGGGCCCCGGCGCGCAGATCGACCGGATGCTCGCGTGGCTGCGCCACGGGCCGCCGGCCGCGCACGTGACCGAGGTGACGTTCGAGGAACGTCAGACCGAAAGGCGCTTCGAGCGTTTCCAGCAGCAGTAA
- the rarD gene encoding EamA family transporter RarD, translating into MTGYPEAGRGLMLSVMASTLFALMSAYAKLLAPLTGLDIFAWRVLWTAPGALALIALRGRWPALAELARRSVRDWRLLIALPASAALLGLQLWLFLWAPLHGRMLEVSLGYFLLPLTMVLVGRFYYHERLDPLQWAAVACAALGVAHEVWATRAFAWPTLVVALGYPPYFVLRRRINADSLAAFAVEIVLLCPIAFAMVATSATRVGPHPLLWAALLPGLGVLSTLALASYLKASRMLPMALFGILGYVEPVLLVAVSLLLLGETLSVANLATYGPIWVAVALTAWHSAMLMRRLPARG; encoded by the coding sequence ATGACGGGGTATCCGGAAGCCGGGCGCGGCCTCATGCTGTCGGTGATGGCATCGACGCTGTTCGCGCTGATGTCGGCTTACGCGAAACTGCTCGCGCCGCTCACGGGGCTCGACATCTTCGCGTGGCGCGTATTGTGGACCGCGCCGGGCGCGCTCGCGCTGATCGCGTTGCGCGGCCGCTGGCCCGCGCTCGCCGAGCTCGCGCGGCGCAGCGTGCGCGACTGGCGTTTGCTGATCGCGCTGCCCGCGAGCGCGGCGCTGCTCGGCCTGCAGCTGTGGCTGTTCCTGTGGGCGCCGCTGCACGGCCGCATGCTCGAAGTGTCGCTCGGCTATTTCCTGCTGCCGCTGACGATGGTGCTCGTCGGCCGCTTCTACTATCACGAACGCCTCGACCCGCTGCAGTGGGCGGCGGTCGCGTGCGCCGCGCTCGGCGTCGCGCACGAAGTGTGGGCGACGCGCGCGTTCGCATGGCCGACGCTCGTCGTCGCGCTCGGTTATCCGCCGTATTTCGTGCTGCGCCGGCGGATCAACGCCGATTCGCTCGCCGCGTTCGCGGTCGAGATCGTGCTGTTGTGTCCGATCGCGTTCGCGATGGTCGCGACGAGCGCGACGCGCGTCGGCCCCCATCCTTTGCTGTGGGCCGCGCTGTTGCCGGGGCTCGGCGTGCTCAGCACGCTCGCGCTCGCGAGTTACCTGAAGGCGAGCCGGATGCTGCCGATGGCGCTGTTCGGGATTCTCGGCTACGTCGAGCCCGTGCTGCTCGTCGCGGTATCGCTGCTGCTGCTCGGCGAGACGCTGAGCGTCGCGAACCTCGCGACGTACGGGCCGATCTGGGTCGCCGTCGCGCTGACCGCGTGGCACAGCGCCATGCTGATGCGGCGATTGCCCGCACGCGGATAA
- a CDS encoding OpgC domain-containing protein, which translates to MSLSMPSSAAVQPSRSGRLIEVDFFRGLVLLMIVVDHIGASVLSRVTLHAFALCDAAEVFVFLGGFATASAYGAIAERQGARAAQRRFVHRAMQIYRAFLATSTLMLVVSAVLDHYGIDAPNLALDDVSVMLASPLTGLAELLTFQRQPYLASVLPMYVLFALASPVLVRFARRHPWLLVALSVASWLAAGWLGPELLDTDGFRWSFNPFAWQLLFVAGVLARCQPFYRRIALGRWGAAATGVACAVVLGCASYKLFSGLPLPEGVLKRDLALPRVVSFAAIAWLMADCVRYGWIARIAQGVRPVVAVGQRGLICFVAGAAISLVIDSLLHPVAHGADLRHVGVGLVADACALGLMMAVAGSGTWIARWRSAAA; encoded by the coding sequence ATGTCGTTGAGCATGCCGTCTTCCGCCGCGGTTCAGCCGTCGCGCAGCGGCCGCCTGATCGAAGTCGATTTCTTCCGCGGGCTCGTGCTGTTGATGATCGTCGTCGATCACATCGGAGCGAGCGTGCTGTCGCGCGTGACGCTGCACGCGTTCGCGCTGTGCGACGCGGCCGAAGTGTTCGTCTTCCTCGGCGGCTTCGCGACCGCGAGCGCGTACGGCGCGATCGCCGAACGGCAGGGCGCGCGCGCCGCGCAGCGCCGGTTCGTGCACCGCGCGATGCAGATCTACCGCGCGTTTCTCGCGACGTCGACGCTGATGCTCGTCGTATCGGCCGTGCTCGATCACTACGGGATCGACGCGCCGAATCTCGCGCTCGACGACGTCAGCGTGATGCTCGCATCGCCGCTCACGGGCCTCGCCGAATTGCTGACGTTCCAGCGCCAGCCGTATCTCGCGTCGGTGCTGCCGATGTACGTGCTGTTCGCGCTCGCGTCGCCGGTGCTCGTGCGGTTCGCGCGCCGCCATCCATGGCTGCTGGTCGCACTCAGCGTCGCGTCGTGGCTGGCGGCGGGCTGGCTCGGCCCCGAGCTGCTGGACACCGACGGCTTCCGCTGGAGCTTCAATCCGTTCGCATGGCAACTGTTGTTCGTCGCCGGCGTGCTCGCGCGCTGCCAGCCGTTCTACCGGCGCATCGCGCTCGGGCGGTGGGGCGCCGCGGCGACCGGCGTCGCGTGCGCGGTCGTGCTCGGTTGCGCGAGCTACAAGCTGTTCTCCGGGCTGCCGCTGCCCGAAGGCGTGCTCAAGCGCGATCTCGCGTTGCCGCGCGTCGTGAGCTTCGCGGCCATCGCGTGGCTGATGGCCGATTGCGTGCGCTACGGCTGGATCGCGCGGATCGCGCAGGGCGTGCGGCCCGTCGTCGCGGTCGGCCAGCGCGGGCTGATCTGCTTCGTCGCGGGCGCGGCGATCTCGCTCGTCATCGATTCGCTGCTGCACCCGGTCGCGCACGGGGCCGATCTGCGGCATGTCGGCGTGGGCCTCGTGGCCGACGCATGCGCGCTCGGGCTGATGATGGCCGTCGCTGGTTCGGGAACGTGGATCGCGCGGTGGCGCAGTGCGGCCGCGTGA
- a CDS encoding peptide MFS transporter yields MMHSPVSQTRSFTTVFLIEMWERFGYYGMAALLVLFMVDRLGFTDSHANLTWGAFTALVYAAPSIGGWIGDKVLGARRTMIIGAAVLCTGYLMLAVPNDQLTYMYASLGVIVVGNGLFKANAANLVRRIYEGDDARIDSAFTIYYMAVNIGSTVSMLATPWIKDHWGWHTAFAVCCGGMLLAILNFMLMHRTLAHVGSQPDEQPIRWKRLGAVAAGGVALALITLYVLQHKQLAVASVWTAAFAILAIFAYMIAKSERSERAGLIAALVLIGQVILFFIFYVQMSTSLTLFALRNVDPRFILFGTTLFTWSAAQFQALNPIWIMLLSPVLVWVYNSVAKGGRDLPVAAKYALGFGAVAAGYLVFTISGRYAVDGRVSSWFMVWGYGLYSLGELLVSGLGLAMIARYVPARMSGFMMGAYFVATGVSQYLGSVVANFAQMPSHELPATESLPLYLSLFEKLGWLAAIGMLLALLLLPLMNRLSRQHQRCAEERREEALQAQGAVATQ; encoded by the coding sequence ATGATGCATTCACCTGTTTCACAAACCCGATCGTTTACGACGGTCTTCCTCATCGAAATGTGGGAGCGCTTCGGCTACTACGGCATGGCCGCGCTCCTGGTCCTCTTCATGGTCGACCGGCTCGGTTTCACCGACAGCCATGCGAACCTGACCTGGGGTGCGTTCACCGCGCTCGTCTATGCGGCACCGTCGATCGGCGGCTGGATCGGCGACAAGGTGCTCGGCGCCCGTCGCACGATGATCATCGGCGCGGCCGTGCTGTGCACCGGCTACCTGATGCTCGCGGTACCGAACGACCAGCTCACGTACATGTACGCGTCGCTCGGCGTGATCGTCGTCGGCAACGGCCTGTTCAAGGCCAACGCGGCGAACCTCGTGCGCCGCATCTATGAAGGCGACGATGCGCGCATCGACAGCGCGTTCACGATCTACTACATGGCGGTCAACATCGGCTCGACGGTGTCGATGCTCGCGACGCCGTGGATCAAGGATCACTGGGGCTGGCACACAGCGTTCGCGGTCTGCTGCGGCGGCATGCTGCTCGCGATCCTCAACTTCATGCTGATGCACCGCACGCTCGCGCACGTCGGCTCGCAACCCGACGAACAGCCGATTCGCTGGAAGCGCCTCGGCGCGGTCGCGGCAGGCGGCGTCGCGCTCGCGCTGATCACGCTGTACGTGCTGCAGCACAAGCAGCTCGCAGTCGCCAGCGTGTGGACGGCGGCGTTCGCGATCCTCGCGATCTTCGCGTACATGATCGCGAAGTCGGAGCGCTCGGAACGCGCGGGCCTGATCGCGGCGCTCGTGCTGATCGGCCAGGTGATCCTGTTCTTCATCTTCTACGTGCAGATGTCGACGTCGCTGACACTGTTCGCGCTGCGCAACGTCGATCCGCGCTTCATCCTGTTCGGCACGACGCTGTTCACGTGGAGCGCCGCGCAGTTCCAGGCGCTGAACCCGATCTGGATCATGCTGCTGAGCCCGGTGCTCGTGTGGGTCTACAACTCGGTCGCGAAGGGCGGCCGTGACCTGCCGGTCGCCGCGAAGTACGCGCTCGGCTTCGGCGCGGTCGCCGCGGGCTACCTGGTGTTCACGATCAGCGGCCGCTACGCGGTCGACGGCCGCGTGTCGTCGTGGTTCATGGTGTGGGGCTACGGCCTCTACTCGCTCGGCGAACTGCTGGTGAGCGGCCTCGGCCTCGCGATGATCGCCCGCTACGTGCCGGCGCGCATGAGCGGCTTCATGATGGGTGCGTATTTCGTCGCGACGGGCGTGTCGCAGTATCTCGGCAGCGTCGTCGCGAACTTCGCGCAGATGCCGTCGCACGAACTGCCGGCCACCGAATCGCTGCCGCTCTACCTGTCGCTGTTCGAGAAGCTCGGCTGGCTCGCCGCGATCGGCATGCTGCTCGCGCTGCTGCTGCTGCCGCTGATGAACCGCCTGTCGCGCCAGCATCAGCGCTGCGCGGAAGAGCGCCGCGAAGAAGCGCTGCAGGCGCAGGGCGCCGTCGCGACCCAGTAA
- a CDS encoding cupin domain-containing protein gives MVPPTENPRSADAAAVLGSKIRALRQRLKRTLDDTATAAGISKPFLSQVERGLASPSLTSLAGIAHALGVTVQYFVDTPSEERSVCRGEQLRFFGFADSANLFARLTNVSEGRQLEAILVRLPPGQKRSEVTTHAGEEFLYVIEGEVSLTLEGKTFVLQAGDSSHYQSTVPHSWVNTAKIESVVVWVGTPRLF, from the coding sequence ATGGTTCCCCCCACTGAAAACCCGCGGTCCGCAGACGCTGCCGCCGTACTGGGCAGCAAGATTCGCGCGTTGCGCCAACGACTCAAGCGCACGCTCGACGACACCGCTACCGCCGCGGGGATTTCGAAGCCGTTTCTGTCTCAAGTCGAGCGCGGGCTCGCGTCGCCGTCACTGACGTCGCTGGCCGGTATCGCGCACGCGCTCGGTGTGACGGTGCAGTACTTCGTGGATACACCGAGCGAGGAACGCTCGGTCTGCCGAGGCGAGCAGTTGCGCTTCTTCGGGTTTGCCGATTCGGCGAACCTGTTCGCGCGGCTGACGAACGTATCCGAAGGGCGACAGCTCGAGGCGATCCTCGTGAGGCTGCCGCCGGGGCAGAAGCGGTCGGAAGTGACGACACATGCAGGAGAGGAGTTCCTGTATGTGATTGAAGGGGAAGTGTCGCTGACGCTGGAAGGCAAGACGTTCGTCCTGCAGGCCGGCGACAGTTCGCACTATCAGTCGACGGTCCCGCACAGTTGGGTCAACACCGCGAAGATCGAGTCGGTGGTGGTCTGGGTCGGTACACCGAGGCTGTTCTAA
- a CDS encoding peptide ABC transporter substrate-binding protein, protein MKSLHAMSAVLAALALTTPVAHAVTVPSNVALAPQQDLTRQVPAEVESLDPAHIESWTGNTIGLDLFEGLARIDAAGQVVPGVALSWERKTPQTWIFKLRHDAKWSNGQPVTAADFVYAWQRLVDPKTGSKYTILVEFVKNSKDIIAGKAAPSTLGVRAIDPYTLEVTTDVPVAFFPELTAMVPLAPVNKDTVTKLGDAWTRPGNIVSNGPFQLVDWQPNNRIVISKDAKYWNAPKVVINKVTYLPIESDETAMRMYQAGQIDYSYSIPSGIFQQVSKQFGGELRQGLQLATYYYYLNNSDPALKDKRVRQALSMVLDREVLTSKLTQAGEKPMYGLMPNGTKGVQPFTPDWASWPMAKRVETAKNLLKQAGYSDAKPLAFTLTYNTNDLHKKVALFAASEWRTKLGVNTKLENVEFKVLMKERHDGKVQIARDGWFADYNDAMTFFDLLRCGSAQNTVGYCNKQADALVDEGNQKLDDKARAALLTQAHDLALNDTPMVPLFQYSADRLVKPYVGGYSLKNVIDMRASQDMYLIKH, encoded by the coding sequence ATGAAATCCTTGCATGCCATGTCGGCCGTGCTGGCCGCGCTCGCCCTGACGACGCCCGTCGCCCACGCCGTTACCGTTCCGTCGAACGTCGCGCTCGCTCCTCAACAGGACCTGACGCGACAGGTGCCCGCCGAGGTCGAGTCGCTCGACCCCGCGCACATCGAATCGTGGACCGGCAACACGATCGGCCTCGACCTGTTCGAAGGGCTTGCCCGCATCGATGCGGCCGGCCAGGTCGTGCCGGGCGTCGCGCTGTCGTGGGAGCGCAAGACGCCGCAGACGTGGATCTTCAAGCTTCGCCACGACGCGAAGTGGAGCAACGGCCAGCCGGTGACGGCCGCCGATTTCGTCTACGCGTGGCAGCGCCTCGTCGATCCGAAGACGGGCTCGAAATACACGATCCTCGTCGAGTTCGTGAAGAACTCGAAGGACATCATCGCGGGCAAGGCCGCGCCGTCGACGCTCGGCGTGCGCGCGATCGACCCGTACACGCTCGAGGTGACGACCGACGTGCCGGTCGCGTTCTTCCCGGAGCTGACCGCGATGGTGCCGCTCGCGCCGGTGAACAAGGACACGGTGACGAAGCTCGGCGACGCGTGGACGCGCCCGGGGAACATCGTCAGCAACGGCCCGTTCCAGCTGGTCGACTGGCAGCCGAACAACCGCATCGTGATCTCGAAGGATGCGAAGTACTGGAACGCGCCGAAGGTCGTGATCAACAAGGTCACGTACCTGCCGATCGAGAGCGACGAGACCGCGATGCGCATGTACCAGGCCGGCCAGATCGACTACAGCTACTCGATTCCGTCGGGGATCTTCCAGCAGGTCAGCAAGCAGTTCGGCGGCGAACTGCGCCAGGGCCTGCAGCTCGCGACGTACTACTACTACCTGAACAACAGCGATCCGGCGCTGAAGGACAAGCGCGTGCGCCAGGCGCTGTCGATGGTGCTCGATCGCGAGGTGCTGACCTCGAAGCTCACGCAGGCCGGCGAGAAGCCGATGTACGGGCTGATGCCGAACGGCACGAAGGGCGTGCAGCCGTTCACGCCGGACTGGGCGTCGTGGCCGATGGCCAAGCGCGTCGAGACGGCGAAGAACCTGCTGAAGCAGGCCGGCTACTCGGATGCGAAGCCGCTGGCGTTCACGCTGACCTACAACACCAACGACCTGCACAAGAAGGTCGCGCTGTTCGCCGCGTCGGAATGGCGCACCAAGCTCGGCGTCAACACCAAGCTCGAGAACGTCGAGTTCAAGGTGTTGATGAAGGAGCGGCATGACGGCAAGGTGCAGATCGCGCGCGACGGCTGGTTCGCCGACTACAACGACGCGATGACGTTCTTCGACCTGCTGCGCTGCGGCAGCGCGCAGAACACCGTCGGCTACTGCAACAAGCAGGCCGACGCGCTTGTCGACGAAGGCAACCAGAAGCTCGACGACAAGGCGCGTGCCGCGCTGCTCACGCAGGCACACGACCTCGCGCTGAACGACACGCCGATGGTGCCGCTGTTCCAGTACTCGGCGGACCGTCTCGTGAAGCCTTACGTGGGCGGCTACTCGCTGAAGAACGTGATCGACATGCGTGCTTCGCAGGACATGTACCTGATCAAGCACTGA
- a CDS encoding ABC transporter permease subunit, whose translation MLAYALRRTLWAVPTILAVVTVCYLLLHFTPGGPFDTEKQLSAATLANLNAKYHLDQPLWKQYLLYLDALLHGDLGPSFRYVDWSVNDLVRKALPVSLGVGGVSIPISIGLGVLLGTVAAVRRDSFIDRIVMLIGNIGNVVPPFVLGPVLVWIFAILLKTSAGNGWLPAGGWGDGGWQYRLLPIVLLTFINMSLLARVMRGSMIETLSSNYIRTARAKGLPGSTIVLRHALKPALMPVVSLFGTVCISSITAAVVTESVFALPGLGQLVVNGAINRDYTLVLGLVVLTTVCAVLFNLLVDLAYAWLDPRIRY comes from the coding sequence ATGCTGGCCTACGCACTGAGACGCACGTTGTGGGCGGTGCCGACGATCCTCGCGGTCGTCACCGTCTGCTACCTGCTGCTGCACTTCACACCCGGCGGACCGTTCGATACGGAGAAGCAGCTTTCCGCGGCAACGCTCGCGAACCTGAACGCGAAGTACCACCTCGACCAGCCGCTGTGGAAGCAGTACCTGCTGTATCTCGACGCGCTGCTGCACGGCGACCTCGGTCCGTCGTTTCGCTATGTCGACTGGTCCGTGAACGATCTCGTGCGCAAGGCGCTGCCGGTGAGTCTCGGCGTAGGCGGCGTATCGATCCCGATCTCGATCGGGCTCGGCGTGCTGCTCGGCACCGTCGCGGCCGTGCGCCGCGACAGCTTCATCGACCGCATCGTGATGCTGATCGGCAATATCGGCAACGTCGTGCCGCCGTTCGTGCTCGGCCCGGTGCTCGTGTGGATCTTCGCGATCCTGCTGAAAACCTCGGCCGGCAACGGCTGGCTGCCGGCAGGCGGCTGGGGCGACGGCGGCTGGCAGTACCGGCTGCTGCCGATCGTGCTGCTGACCTTCATCAACATGTCGCTGCTCGCGCGCGTGATGCGCGGCTCGATGATCGAGACGCTGTCGAGCAACTACATCCGCACCGCGCGCGCGAAGGGCCTGCCGGGCTCGACGATCGTGCTGCGCCACGCGCTGAAGCCCGCGCTGATGCCGGTCGTGTCGCTGTTCGGCACGGTCTGCATCTCGTCGATCACCGCAGCCGTCGTCACCGAATCGGTGTTCGCGCTGCCGGGGCTCGGCCAGCTCGTCGTGAACGGCGCGATCAACCGCGACTACACGCTCGTGCTCGGCCTCGTCGTGCTGACCACCGTCTGCGCCGTGCTGTTCAACCTGCTGGTCGACCTCGCGTACGCGTGGCTCGATCCGCGCATCCGTTATTGA
- a CDS encoding ABC transporter permease — MTPTTPVVGLPVQTDSPPRSRSPLALAMARFLHNRAAVFSLVLLALITITCFVGPWVLAADPAASDWGSISLPPTWANQHWFGTDELGRDLLVRTLIGGRVSIEVGLLGTLVSGLFGVAWGATAGFAGGRVDSVMMRIVDMMYAIPYLLIAILMMTLFGRSFMLVVLTISAFSWIDMARVVRGQTLSLRSREFVDAARAIGVTPTSIVLRHVVPNLLGVVVVYATVSVPGIVLTESVLSFLGLGVQEPMTSWGVLIQDGAQKLESMPWLLLAPAVMLCVTLYCVNFVGDGLRDALDPKDR, encoded by the coding sequence ATGACTCCGACTACTCCCGTCGTCGGCCTGCCCGTGCAGACCGACTCGCCGCCGCGTTCGCGCTCGCCGCTCGCGCTTGCGATGGCGCGTTTCCTTCACAACCGCGCGGCCGTGTTCAGCCTCGTGCTGCTCGCGCTGATCACGATCACGTGCTTCGTCGGCCCGTGGGTGCTCGCGGCCGACCCCGCCGCAAGCGACTGGGGCTCGATCAGCCTGCCGCCGACCTGGGCGAACCAGCACTGGTTCGGCACCGACGAGCTCGGCCGCGACCTGCTCGTGCGCACGCTGATCGGCGGGCGCGTGTCGATCGAGGTCGGCCTGCTCGGCACGCTCGTGTCGGGCCTGTTCGGCGTCGCGTGGGGCGCGACCGCGGGCTTCGCGGGTGGCCGCGTCGACTCCGTGATGATGCGCATCGTCGACATGATGTACGCGATCCCGTACCTGCTGATCGCGATCCTGATGATGACCCTGTTCGGCCGCTCGTTCATGCTCGTCGTGCTGACCATCAGCGCGTTCTCGTGGATCGACATGGCGCGTGTCGTGCGCGGCCAGACGCTGTCGCTGCGCAGCCGCGAGTTCGTCGACGCGGCACGCGCGATCGGCGTGACGCCGACGTCGATCGTGCTGCGCCACGTCGTGCCGAACCTGCTCGGCGTGGTGGTCGTGTACGCGACCGTGTCGGTGCCGGGCATCGTGCTGACCGAATCGGTGCTGTCGTTCCTCGGCCTCGGCGTGCAGGAGCCGATGACGAGCTGGGGCGTGCTGATCCAGGACGGCGCGCAGAAACTGGAATCGATGCCGTGGCTGCTGCTGGCCCCGGCCGTCATGCTGTGCGTGACGCTCTACTGCGTGAACTTCGTCGGCGATGGCCTGCGTGACGCGCTCGACCCGAAGGATCGCTGA